A single genomic interval of Microbacterium sp. zg-Y1090 harbors:
- a CDS encoding coenzyme F420-0:L-glutamate ligase, giving the protein MSAVPNDGKALTVTVEGRTFERIPIRTRVVMPGDDLDTFVREYAADVVRPGDLLFVTEKIVAITQGRSYPIDSVKPRKLATFLSKYVTKTSYGIGLGMPETMEMALRECGTPRILFAAAVAAVTKAFGRKGDFYRIAGDKARAIDGPTSGTIPPYNKAVVLGPERPREVAAHLKQMLGGTADVAVVDINDIGGNILGSTLDKAAEARLVRILRDNPLGQGHQSTPLGIVRNA; this is encoded by the coding sequence ATGTCGGCTGTGCCCAACGACGGCAAGGCCCTCACCGTCACGGTGGAAGGCCGCACCTTCGAACGCATCCCGATCCGCACGCGCGTCGTGATGCCCGGAGACGACCTCGACACGTTCGTGCGGGAGTACGCCGCCGACGTGGTGCGCCCAGGCGATCTGCTGTTCGTCACGGAGAAGATCGTCGCGATCACGCAGGGCCGGTCGTATCCCATCGATTCGGTGAAGCCGCGCAAGCTCGCGACGTTCCTGTCGAAGTACGTCACCAAGACCTCGTACGGCATCGGTCTGGGCATGCCCGAGACGATGGAGATGGCGCTGCGCGAGTGCGGCACGCCGCGCATCCTGTTCGCCGCGGCTGTCGCCGCGGTGACCAAGGCGTTCGGCCGCAAGGGCGACTTCTACCGCATCGCCGGCGACAAGGCCCGCGCGATCGACGGACCGACGAGCGGCACGATCCCGCCGTACAACAAGGCGGTCGTGCTGGGTCCCGAGCGCCCACGCGAGGTCGCCGCACACCTGAAGCAGATGCTCGGCGGCACGGCCGACGTCGCGGTGGTCGACATCAACGACATCGGCGGCAACATCCTCGGGTCCACGCTGGACAAGGCCGCTGAGGCGCGTCTCGTGCGGATCCTGCGCGACAACCCGCTGGGGCAGGGGCATCAGTCCACCCCGCTGGGGATCGTCCGCAACGCCTGA